From one Pseudomonas sp. S35 genomic stretch:
- a CDS encoding benzoate/H(+) symporter BenE family transporter, translated as MTDATQAPLRPLADTSASAIVAGFIAMMTGYTSSLVLMFQAGQAAGLTTAQISSWIWAISIGMAVCSIGLSLRYRTPITIAWSTPGAALLITSLGGVSYGEAIGAYITCAVLVTLCGLTGSFEKLVKRIPASLAAALLAGILFKIGSEIFVAAQHRTGLVLGMFFTYLIIKRLSPRYAVLAALLIGTALSGLMGLLDFSGFHLEVATPVWTTPHFSLAATISIGIPLFVVAMTSQNMPGVAVLRADGYNVPASTLITATGLASLVLAPFGSHGINLAAISAAICTGPHAHEDRNKRYTAAVWCGVFYGIAGVFGATLAALFAALPKELVLSIAALALFGSIINGLSIAMNEPKEREAALITFMVTASGLTLFSIGSAFWGIVAGVLTLLILNWRKA; from the coding sequence ATGACCGACGCCACCCAAGCGCCTTTGCGCCCGCTGGCCGACACTTCTGCATCGGCCATCGTCGCGGGTTTTATCGCGATGATGACCGGCTACACCAGCTCTCTGGTGCTAATGTTCCAGGCCGGCCAGGCCGCGGGCTTGACCACCGCGCAGATTTCTTCGTGGATCTGGGCGATTTCCATCGGCATGGCGGTGTGCAGCATCGGCCTGTCCTTGCGCTATCGCACGCCGATTACCATCGCCTGGTCCACGCCGGGCGCGGCGCTGTTGATCACCAGCCTGGGCGGCGTGAGCTACGGCGAGGCCATCGGTGCCTACATCACCTGTGCGGTGCTGGTGACGCTCTGCGGGCTGACCGGCAGCTTTGAAAAACTGGTCAAGCGCATTCCGGCCTCACTGGCGGCGGCCTTGTTGGCGGGGATCTTGTTCAAGATCGGCAGCGAGATTTTCGTCGCGGCGCAACATCGCACCGGCCTGGTGCTGGGGATGTTCTTCACCTACCTGATCATCAAGCGCCTGTCGCCACGTTATGCAGTGCTGGCCGCGCTGCTGATCGGCACCGCGCTGTCGGGGCTGATGGGCTTGCTGGATTTCAGCGGTTTTCACCTGGAAGTGGCAACGCCGGTCTGGACCACACCGCACTTTTCGCTGGCAGCGACGATCAGCATCGGCATTCCGCTATTTGTAGTGGCGATGACCTCGCAGAACATGCCGGGCGTCGCGGTGCTGCGGGCCGATGGCTATAACGTGCCCGCCTCGACGCTGATCACCGCCACTGGCCTGGCCTCCCTGGTGCTGGCGCCGTTCGGTTCCCACGGCATCAACCTGGCAGCGATCAGCGCGGCCATCTGCACCGGGCCACATGCCCATGAAGACCGCAATAAGCGCTATACCGCCGCCGTGTGGTGCGGGGTGTTCTACGGGATTGCCGGCGTGTTCGGCGCCACGTTGGCGGCACTGTTCGCAGCCCTGCCCAAGGAACTGGTGCTGTCGATTGCGGCACTGGCATTGTTTGGCTCGATCATCAATGGCTTGAGCATCGCCATGAATGAGCCGAAGGAACGGGAAGCGGCGCTGATCACCTTTATGGTCACCGCGTCTGGCTTGACGTTGTTTTCCATCGGGTCGGCGTTCTGGGGGATTGTGGCGGGGGTGTTGACGCTGCTGATTCTGAACTGGCGCAAGGCATAA
- a CDS encoding YggL family protein, whose product MATNRSQRLRKKLCVDEFQELGFELNLDFNEGLSEEAIDAFLEAFIKEAMEANGLGYVGGDDFGLVCLQKRGSVSEEQRAAVEAWLKTRSELTKAEVSPLLDVWYPEKPINAAK is encoded by the coding sequence ATGGCGACTAACCGTTCCCAGCGTCTGCGCAAAAAACTGTGCGTTGATGAATTTCAAGAGCTGGGTTTCGAACTGAACCTGGACTTCAACGAAGGCCTGAGTGAAGAAGCTATCGACGCTTTCCTCGAAGCATTCATCAAAGAAGCCATGGAAGCCAACGGTCTGGGCTATGTCGGCGGCGATGACTTCGGTCTGGTTTGCCTGCAGAAGCGTGGCTCGGTCTCCGAAGAGCAGCGTGCTGCCGTTGAAGCCTGGTTGAAAACCCGTTCCGAGCTGACCAAGGCTGAAGTCAGCCCGTTGCTGGACGTGTGGTATCCGGAAAAGCCGATCAACGCGGCTAAGTGA
- the dacB gene encoding D-alanyl-D-alanine carboxypeptidase/D-alanyl-D-alanine-endopeptidase encodes MIKSLRAHSLRSVLLASFLLPLAFSTSAAPINNTLPPNVQQALAKAKLQNTALSLVMIPLNGPGTPTVFNADVSVNPASTMKLVTTYAALEMLGPNHQWKTEFYTDGTLSGGVLHGNLYLKGGGDPKLNMEKLWLLMRDLRANGVQQVTGDLVLDRGFFIQPQLPEFNDDGNDENKPFLVKPDALLVNLKALRFVTRNDSGRVIVSVEPPIASIRIDNQVKVSNAKQCTGDVRYNPVTGADGSVTVTVSGQLGDGCSSQTYLSLLDHATYTAGAVRAIWQELGGSIQGRDIQAPVPKDAKVLARAFSPDLAEIIRDINKYSNNTMAQQLFLSLGAQFRNDADGDDAKAAQRVVRQWLAKKGITAPHLVMENGSGLSRAERVSAREMAAMLQAAWKSPYAAEYISSMPIAGTDGTMRKRLKTTAMRGEAHVKTGTLNTVRAIAGFSRDNNGNTWAVVAILNDPKPWGASSVLDQVLLDLYRQPKLAAAAPVL; translated from the coding sequence ATGATCAAATCTTTGCGCGCCCATTCTCTACGCTCCGTGCTACTCGCCAGTTTTCTCCTGCCTCTGGCCTTTTCGACCTCCGCTGCCCCGATCAACAACACCCTGCCGCCGAACGTTCAGCAAGCGCTGGCCAAAGCCAAGCTGCAAAACACCGCGCTGTCCCTGGTGATGATCCCCCTGAACGGCCCTGGCACCCCGACCGTGTTCAACGCTGACGTGTCGGTGAACCCGGCGTCCACCATGAAACTGGTCACCACCTACGCGGCCCTGGAAATGCTCGGCCCCAACCACCAGTGGAAAACCGAGTTCTACACCGACGGCACCCTCAGCGGCGGCGTGTTGCACGGCAACCTGTACCTCAAGGGCGGCGGTGACCCCAAGCTGAACATGGAAAAACTCTGGCTGCTGATGCGTGACCTGCGCGCCAATGGCGTACAGCAAGTCACCGGCGACCTGGTACTGGACCGTGGCTTCTTTATCCAGCCGCAACTGCCGGAATTCAATGACGACGGCAATGACGAGAACAAGCCGTTCCTGGTCAAGCCCGATGCGCTGCTGGTCAACCTCAAGGCCCTGCGTTTTGTGACCCGCAATGATTCGGGGCGCGTGATCGTGTCGGTCGAGCCGCCGATTGCCAGTATTCGCATCGACAATCAGGTCAAGGTTTCCAACGCCAAGCAATGCACCGGCGATGTGCGCTACAACCCGGTGACTGGCGCCGATGGCAGCGTGACGGTGACCGTGAGTGGCCAATTGGGCGACGGCTGCAGTTCGCAGACCTACCTGTCGCTGCTGGACCACGCCACCTACACCGCCGGCGCGGTGCGGGCGATCTGGCAGGAGTTGGGTGGCAGCATCCAGGGCCGTGATATCCAGGCCCCGGTGCCCAAGGATGCCAAGGTGCTGGCTCGCGCATTCTCGCCTGACCTGGCGGAAATCATCCGCGACATCAACAAATACAGTAACAACACCATGGCCCAGCAGTTGTTCCTGAGCCTGGGCGCGCAATTTCGCAACGATGCCGACGGCGATGATGCCAAGGCCGCGCAACGTGTAGTACGCCAATGGCTGGCGAAAAAAGGCATCACTGCACCGCATCTGGTGATGGAAAACGGCTCCGGCCTGTCGCGTGCCGAACGGGTCAGCGCCCGCGAGATGGCCGCGATGCTGCAAGCCGCCTGGAAGAGCCCATACGCGGCGGAATACATCAGTTCGATGCCGATCGCCGGCACCGACGGCACCATGCGCAAACGCCTGAAGACCACCGCCATGCGCGGCGAAGCCCACGTCAAGACCGGCACCTTGAACACCGTGCGCGCCATTGCCGGGTTCAGCCGCGACAACAATGGCAATACCTGGGCGGTGGTGGCGATTCTCAACGATCCGAAGCCGTGGGGCGCTTCGTCGGTGCTGGATCAGGTGCTGCTGGACCTGTATCGCCAGCCTAAATTGGCGGCAGCTGCGCCGGTACTCTGA
- a CDS encoding diguanylate cyclase: MPLQAVRPKILGFISEQASAWLVALVVFLAGCALTLIVAWAASDLYQQQVRQRFQLLVNERYTRLQERFEDQEQRLNSLRRFFVNSSDVSREEFDGFAQPLLLRARAYSWAPRVFRDQRSQFEQEESRLLGAAFVIRELNEAGELAPAPERDEYVPVLYSQTQSLLGSPMGFDLLAQPLRRSALERAQKSGKLAVSQPMQLVGVEPAYATGVLLVAPVTSEQSPAQLRGYVMAVISMRQLVADGLPKPARDNLVMQIVDTSDVQQRVLYASSNTPGAGDLAGARRLTLGDHVYALTLRPSQVFDQANHSSQATILTMGGLLSLLLSALLYVLVSQRQRALKLVEQRTVQLRLREQELRGAHGQLRSVLNAATQVAIIATDLRGVINTFNAGAEQMLGFKGAQVVGKLTLESLHLASELEAHAVSLSMALGKRIPASQAMLVESPDNLHEAHEWTLVRQDGSQLTVNMLATVLLDDHGLWIGHLAIYLDVTEQKRAYEALAARDRLLKKLSAHVPGGIFQFTLEPQDNWRFIYASDGMRDIYEIETGMLQQDAKKVFERIHPLDVERVRASIRLSALQLSHWREEYRVLLPQRGLRWIRGEATPEELPGGGTLWHGYVSDISDLKRVEEELRALSITDSLTGIHNRRYFQDRLKAEMVRLNRTSGALAVIMLDIDHFKRINDKHGHAVGDGVLQELCKRISQRLRRTDVFCRLGGEEFMVLCPNTDGEQAYSLAMELWQSLRNEPMEPVGIVTASFGVASWRVDEGVDGLLLRADSAVYAAKQAGRDRVEAPLVC, translated from the coding sequence ATGCCGTTGCAAGCTGTTCGCCCGAAAATCCTAGGCTTTATCAGTGAACAGGCGTCGGCTTGGCTGGTGGCATTGGTGGTGTTTTTGGCCGGGTGTGCCCTGACGCTCATCGTCGCGTGGGCGGCGTCCGACCTCTATCAGCAACAGGTGCGCCAGCGCTTTCAGTTGCTGGTGAATGAGCGCTATACCCGCCTGCAGGAACGCTTTGAAGACCAAGAGCAACGGCTGAACAGCCTGCGGCGGTTCTTCGTCAACTCCAGCGATGTATCCCGCGAAGAATTCGATGGTTTCGCCCAACCCTTATTGTTGCGCGCCCGTGCCTACTCCTGGGCGCCCCGTGTGTTTCGCGATCAGCGCAGCCAGTTTGAGCAAGAGGAGTCCCGCCTGCTGGGGGCTGCCTTTGTGATTCGTGAGCTGAACGAGGCCGGTGAGTTGGCCCCAGCGCCCGAGCGCGATGAATACGTGCCGGTGCTCTACAGCCAGACACAGAGCCTGCTCGGTTCGCCAATGGGGTTTGACCTGCTGGCACAGCCCCTGCGGCGCTCGGCGCTTGAGCGTGCACAAAAAAGCGGCAAATTGGCGGTGTCCCAGCCGATGCAACTGGTCGGCGTAGAGCCGGCCTACGCCACTGGGGTGTTGCTGGTGGCACCGGTTACCTCCGAGCAGTCACCTGCACAGCTTCGAGGCTACGTGATGGCCGTGATCAGCATGCGCCAGTTGGTGGCCGATGGCTTGCCTAAGCCTGCGCGGGACAACCTGGTGATGCAGATTGTCGATACGTCCGACGTGCAACAGCGGGTGCTGTACGCGTCCAGCAACACGCCGGGCGCCGGAGACCTCGCAGGCGCACGCCGCCTCACCCTGGGTGACCACGTCTACGCCCTGACGTTGCGTCCAAGCCAGGTATTCGATCAGGCCAACCATTCCTCGCAGGCCACCATCCTGACGATGGGCGGGTTGCTCAGCCTGTTGCTCAGCGCCTTGCTCTATGTGTTGGTCAGCCAGCGCCAGCGCGCCTTGAAGCTGGTGGAGCAGCGCACTGTGCAGTTGCGCCTGCGCGAGCAGGAATTGCGCGGCGCCCACGGCCAATTGCGCAGTGTGTTGAACGCCGCCACCCAGGTCGCGATCATTGCCACTGACCTGCGCGGTGTCATCAATACCTTCAATGCTGGCGCTGAACAGATGCTCGGCTTCAAGGGCGCGCAGGTGGTGGGCAAGTTGACCTTGGAGAGCCTGCACCTGGCGTCGGAGTTGGAGGCGCATGCCGTCAGCTTGAGTATGGCGCTGGGCAAGCGCATTCCCGCCAGCCAGGCGATGTTGGTCGAAAGCCCTGACAACCTGCACGAGGCCCACGAATGGACCCTGGTACGCCAGGACGGCAGCCAGCTGACCGTGAATATGCTGGCCACCGTGCTGTTGGATGATCACGGCTTGTGGATCGGGCACCTGGCGATTTACTTGGACGTCACCGAACAGAAGCGTGCCTACGAGGCGTTGGCCGCCCGCGACCGCCTGCTTAAGAAACTCAGCGCCCACGTGCCCGGAGGCATCTTCCAATTCACCCTGGAACCCCAGGATAACTGGCGGTTTATCTACGCCAGCGATGGCATGCGCGATATCTATGAAATCGAAACGGGCATGTTGCAGCAGGATGCGAAGAAGGTCTTCGAACGTATCCACCCGTTGGATGTAGAGCGAGTGCGAGCCTCGATTCGGTTGTCGGCGTTGCAGTTGAGTCATTGGCGTGAAGAGTACCGGGTACTGTTGCCACAACGGGGCCTGCGCTGGATTCGTGGGGAAGCCACCCCGGAAGAGCTGCCGGGGGGCGGTACGCTGTGGCATGGCTATGTGTCGGATATTTCCGATCTCAAGCGGGTAGAGGAAGAGCTGCGTGCGCTGTCGATCACCGACTCGCTGACCGGGATCCACAACCGTCGCTATTTTCAGGACCGGCTCAAGGCCGAGATGGTCCGGCTCAACCGCACGTCCGGGGCATTGGCGGTGATCATGCTCGATATCGATCATTTCAAGCGTATCAACGACAAGCATGGACATGCCGTGGGCGATGGGGTGTTGCAGGAGTTGTGCAAACGCATCAGCCAGCGCTTGCGCCGCACGGATGTGTTCTGCCGCTTGGGTGGCGAGGAATTCATGGTGCTGTGCCCCAACACCGATGGCGAGCAGGCCTACAGCCTGGCGATGGAGTTGTGGCAGTCGCTGCGCAATGAGCCGATGGAGCCGGTGGGCATCGTCACCGCCAGCTTTGGCGTGGCCAGTTGGCGGGTCGATGAGGGCGTTGATGGCTTGCTGCTGCGTGCCGACTCGGCGGTGTACGCGGCCAAGCAGGCGGGCAGGGACCGAGTTGAGGCGCCCCTGGTGTGCTGA
- the rlmKL gene encoding bifunctional 23S rRNA (guanine(2069)-N(7))-methyltransferase RlmK/23S rRNA (guanine(2445)-N(2))-methyltransferase RlmL, protein MSDRFELFLTCPKGLEGLLIEEAVGLGLEEAREHTSAVRGMADMETAYRLCLWSRLANRVLLVLKRFPMKDAEDLYHGVLDIEWADHMVSDGTLAVEFSGHGSGIDNTHFGALKVKDAIVDKLRTPTGERPSIDKINPDLRIHLRLDRGEAILSLDLSGHSLHQRGYRLQQGAAPLKENLAAAILIRAGWPRIAAEGGALTDPMCGVGTFLVEGAMIAADMAPNLNRELWGFTTWLGHVPALWKKLHTEATERAAIGMNKTPLWVRGYEADPRLIQPARNNIERAGLSHWIKVYQGEVGTFEPRPDQNQKGLVICNPPYGERLGDEASLLYLYQNLGERLRQACMGWEAAVFTGAPDLGKRMGIRSHKQYSFWNGALPCKLLLIKVNPDQFVTGERRTPEQRQAEREQAAYDQAPVEPQERQYNKNGNPIKPAPAPVVEQARLSEGGQMFANRLQKNLKLLGKWAKREGVDCYRVYDADMPEYSMAIDLYHDWVHVQEYAAPKSIDPEKASARMFDALAAIPQALNIDKSRVVVKRRERQSGTKQYERQSAQGKFTEVSEGGVKLLVNLTDYLDTGLFLDHRPMRMRIQKEAAGKRFLNLYCYTATASVHAAKGGARSTTSVDLSKTYLDWARRNFSLNGFSDKNRLEQGDVMAWLEASRDEFDLIFIDPPTFSNSKRMEGIFDVQRDHVQLLDLAMARLAPGGVLYFSNNFRKFALEDNLTERYAVEEISDKTIDPDFARNAKIHRAWKITAR, encoded by the coding sequence ATGTCGGACCGTTTTGAACTCTTCCTCACTTGCCCCAAGGGCCTCGAAGGCCTGCTGATCGAGGAAGCCGTCGGGCTTGGCCTTGAGGAAGCCCGCGAGCACACCTCGGCCGTGCGCGGCATGGCCGACATGGAAACCGCCTATCGCCTGTGCCTCTGGTCGCGCCTGGCCAACCGCGTGTTGCTGGTGCTCAAGCGCTTCCCGATGAAGGACGCCGAAGACCTCTACCACGGCGTGCTGGATATCGAATGGGCCGACCACATGGTCAGCGACGGCACCCTGGCCGTAGAGTTCAGCGGTCATGGCTCGGGCATCGACAACACCCACTTCGGCGCGCTGAAGGTCAAGGACGCAATCGTCGACAAACTGCGCACCCCGACCGGCGAACGGCCATCCATCGACAAGATCAACCCCGACCTGCGCATTCACCTGCGCTTGGACCGTGGCGAAGCCATCCTGTCCCTCGACCTTTCCGGCCATAGCCTGCACCAGCGCGGTTACCGCCTGCAGCAGGGTGCGGCGCCGCTTAAGGAAAACCTGGCGGCCGCGATCCTGATCCGTGCTGGCTGGCCGCGTATTGCGGCCGAAGGCGGCGCGCTGACCGACCCGATGTGCGGTGTGGGTACTTTCCTGGTCGAAGGCGCGATGATTGCCGCCGACATGGCGCCCAACCTCAATCGCGAACTCTGGGGTTTCACCACCTGGCTCGGCCACGTTCCGGCGTTGTGGAAGAAACTGCACACCGAGGCCACCGAACGTGCCGCCATCGGCATGAACAAAACCCCGTTGTGGGTGCGTGGCTACGAAGCGGATCCACGGCTGATCCAGCCCGCGCGCAACAACATCGAGCGCGCAGGCCTGAGCCACTGGATCAAGGTGTACCAGGGCGAAGTCGGCACCTTTGAGCCGCGCCCGGACCAGAACCAGAAAGGCCTGGTGATCTGCAACCCACCTTACGGCGAGCGCCTGGGTGACGAAGCCAGCCTGTTGTACCTCTACCAGAACCTCGGCGAGCGCCTGCGCCAGGCGTGCATGGGCTGGGAAGCCGCTGTATTCACCGGCGCGCCGGACCTGGGCAAGCGCATGGGCATCCGCAGCCACAAGCAGTATTCGTTCTGGAACGGCGCGTTGCCGTGCAAGCTGCTGCTGATCAAGGTCAACCCGGACCAGTTCGTCACTGGCGAGCGTCGCACCCCGGAGCAACGCCAGGCAGAGCGCGAGCAGGCGGCTTACGATCAGGCCCCGGTCGAGCCACAAGAGCGCCAGTACAACAAGAACGGCAATCCGATCAAGCCCGCACCGGCCCCCGTGGTCGAGCAAGCGCGCTTGAGCGAAGGCGGGCAGATGTTCGCCAACCGCCTGCAGAAGAACCTCAAGCTGCTGGGCAAGTGGGCCAAGCGCGAAGGCGTGGATTGCTACCGTGTGTACGACGCCGATATGCCGGAATACTCGATGGCCATCGACCTGTACCACGATTGGGTGCATGTGCAGGAATACGCCGCGCCGAAGTCCATCGACCCGGAAAAAGCCTCCGCCCGCATGTTCGATGCCCTGGCCGCCATTCCCCAGGCGCTGAACATCGACAAGAGCCGCGTGGTGGTCAAGCGTCGTGAGCGTCAGAGCGGCACCAAGCAGTACGAGCGCCAGAGCGCCCAGGGCAAGTTCACCGAGGTCAGCGAAGGCGGCGTGAAGCTGCTGGTCAACCTCACCGACTACCTGGACACCGGCCTGTTCCTCGACCACCGTCCGATGCGCATGCGCATTCAGAAGGAAGCGGCCGGCAAGCGTTTCCTCAACCTGTATTGCTACACCGCCACGGCCAGTGTGCACGCGGCCAAGGGCGGCGCGCGCAGCACCACCAGTGTCGACCTGTCCAAGACTTACCTGGACTGGGCTCGCCGCAACTTTTCACTCAACGGTTTCTCTGACAAGAACCGCCTGGAGCAGGGTGATGTGATGGCGTGGCTGGAGGCCAGCCGCGATGAGTTCGACCTGATCTTCATCGACCCGCCGACCTTCTCCAACTCCAAGCGCATGGAAGGCATCTTCGACGTGCAGCGTGACCACGTGCAGTTGCTCGACTTGGCTATGGCCCGTCTGGCACCGGGCGGCGTGCTGTACTTCTCGAACAACTTTCGCAAGTTCGCGCTTGAAGACAACCTCACTGAACGCTACGCGGTCGAGGAAATCAGCGACAAGACCATCGACCCGGATTTTGCGCGTAACGCCAAGATCCACCGGGCCTGGAAAATCACCGCCCGCTGA
- a CDS encoding ribosome modulation factor has translation MRRLKRDPLERAFLRGYQYGVHGKSRELCPFTLPSVRQAWINGWREGRGDNWDGMTGTAGIHRLNELHAVG, from the coding sequence ATGAGAAGACTTAAGCGTGATCCGTTGGAAAGAGCATTTTTACGCGGATATCAATATGGCGTTCATGGCAAATCCCGTGAGCTTTGCCCATTTACTCTACCGTCAGTACGCCAAGCCTGGATCAACGGCTGGCGAGAAGGACGCGGCGACAACTGGGACGGTATGACTGGCACTGCGGGAATCCACAGACTCAACGAACTTCACGCCGTCGGCTAA
- a CDS encoding quinone-dependent dihydroorotate dehydrogenase, with translation MYTLARQLLFKLSPETSHDLSLDLIGAGGRLGLNGLVCKAPAKMPVTVMGLDFPNPVGLAAGLDKNGAAIDGFAQLGFGFVEIGTVTPRPQPGNPKPRIFRLPEAEAIINRMGFNNLGVDHLLGRVQAAKYTGILGINIGKNFDTPVERAVDDYLICLDKVYAHASYITVNVSSPNTPGLRSLQFGDSLKQLLEALRQRQEDLAVRHGKRVPLAIKIAPDMSDEETVLVAQALVDSGMDAVIATNTTLSRVGVEGLAYGDESGGLSGAPVRDQSTHIVKVLAAELAGRLPIIAVGGITDGKHAAEKIAAGASLVQLYSGFIYKGPALIRQSVDAIAALRV, from the coding sequence ATGTATACCCTGGCCCGCCAGCTGTTGTTCAAACTCTCCCCGGAAACTTCCCACGATCTGTCCCTGGACCTGATCGGCGCCGGTGGCCGCCTGGGGCTCAATGGCCTGGTATGCAAGGCACCCGCAAAGATGCCCGTGACGGTGATGGGGCTCGACTTCCCCAACCCGGTCGGGCTGGCTGCCGGCCTGGACAAGAACGGCGCGGCCATCGATGGCTTTGCGCAACTGGGCTTCGGCTTTGTCGAGATCGGCACCGTGACACCAAGGCCACAACCGGGCAACCCCAAGCCGCGGATCTTTCGCCTGCCGGAAGCGGAGGCGATCATCAACCGCATGGGGTTCAACAACCTGGGTGTCGATCACCTGCTAGGGCGGGTTCAGGCGGCAAAGTACACGGGCATCCTGGGGATTAATATCGGCAAGAACTTCGACACCCCGGTTGAGCGTGCGGTGGACGATTACCTGATCTGCCTGGACAAGGTCTACGCCCATGCCAGCTATATCACCGTCAACGTCAGTTCGCCCAATACCCCCGGCCTGCGCAGCCTGCAGTTTGGCGACTCCCTCAAGCAATTGCTCGAAGCCTTGCGCCAGCGCCAGGAAGACCTGGCCGTGCGCCACGGCAAGCGTGTGCCCCTGGCAATCAAGATTGCCCCGGACATGAGCGACGAGGAAACCGTGCTGGTGGCCCAGGCCTTGGTGGATTCGGGTATGGACGCGGTCATCGCGACCAACACCACGTTAAGCCGTGTCGGCGTCGAAGGCCTGGCCTATGGCGATGAGTCGGGCGGCCTGTCGGGCGCACCGGTGCGGGACCAGAGCACCCATATCGTCAAGGTGCTGGCGGCTGAACTGGCTGGGCGCTTGCCGATCATTGCGGTGGGCGGCATCACCGATGGCAAGCACGCGGCCGAGAAGATCGCGGCGGGCGCCAGTTTGGTGCAGTTGTACTCTGGCTTTATTTACAAAGGCCCGGCGCTGATTCGCCAATCGGTGGATGCCATCGCTGCGTTGCGCGTGTAG
- a CDS encoding IS256-like element ISPsy17 family transposase, producing the protein MPTKKKPAHAAARELPSIPQELIEQFVKGPMSAEAIQDASMAFKKALIERALGAELGHHLGYPQGAERPEESTNQRNGKSGKTVLTDDGPLRLDIPRDRDGSFAPILIPKHERRFTGFDDKIIAMYARGMTVREIRAFLSEQYGTDVSHDFISSVTDAVMEEVGSWQQRPLEPMYPVIFFDALRVKIRDEGLVRNKAIYLALGVLPDGTRDILGIWIESTEGAKFWMKVFNDLKTRGVEDVLIAVTDGLKGIPEALGAVFPATTLQTCIVHLIRNSLDYAAWDKRRALAKALKPIYQAINADVAEQELNAFEAGPWGKQYPTVVAAWRRAWDRVIPFFVFPAGIRKVVYTTNAIESINAQLRKIIKTRGHFPTDDAATKLIWLGLRNITANWGHPAHDWKVAMNQFAILYGDRFTRPSW; encoded by the coding sequence ATGCCGACCAAAAAGAAGCCCGCCCATGCAGCAGCGAGGGAGTTACCCTCGATTCCCCAAGAGCTGATCGAGCAGTTTGTTAAAGGCCCGATGAGCGCCGAAGCCATTCAAGACGCGTCCATGGCGTTCAAGAAGGCTCTGATCGAGCGCGCGCTAGGTGCCGAGCTGGGTCACCACCTTGGTTATCCTCAGGGCGCGGAGCGCCCTGAGGAGTCGACCAATCAGCGCAATGGCAAGAGTGGCAAAACGGTTCTTACCGACGATGGGCCGCTTCGCCTGGATATCCCCAGAGACCGCGATGGTAGCTTCGCCCCGATCCTGATTCCCAAGCACGAACGCCGTTTTACAGGCTTCGACGACAAGATAATTGCCATGTACGCCCGGGGTATGACGGTGCGTGAGATCCGCGCTTTTCTGTCTGAGCAGTATGGAACTGACGTGTCCCATGACTTCATCAGCTCAGTCACCGATGCCGTAATGGAAGAAGTCGGCTCTTGGCAGCAGCGCCCCCTGGAGCCTATGTACCCGGTCATCTTCTTTGATGCGCTACGGGTCAAAATCCGGGACGAGGGGTTAGTGCGCAACAAGGCCATTTATCTGGCGCTGGGCGTATTACCCGATGGCACACGTGACATTCTGGGGATCTGGATTGAGAGCACCGAGGGCGCCAAGTTTTGGATGAAGGTCTTCAACGACCTCAAAACGCGTGGGGTAGAAGATGTTCTAATCGCCGTCACGGATGGCCTTAAAGGGATACCGGAGGCTTTGGGAGCGGTTTTTCCTGCCACGACGCTGCAAACCTGCATCGTGCATCTGATCCGCAACAGCTTGGACTATGCCGCTTGGGATAAACGTCGGGCATTGGCCAAAGCCCTCAAGCCGATCTACCAGGCGATCAATGCCGACGTGGCCGAGCAAGAGCTCAACGCCTTTGAAGCGGGGCCTTGGGGTAAGCAGTATCCGACTGTAGTTGCTGCATGGCGTCGCGCCTGGGATCGGGTTATACCGTTTTTTGTATTCCCGGCGGGTATCCGAAAAGTGGTCTATACGACCAATGCCATCGAAAGCATCAACGCTCAGCTACGAAAGATTATTAAAACCCGTGGGCACTTCCCGACCGACGATGCGGCAACGAAGCTGATCTGGCTGGGACTACGAAATATCACGGCTAACTGGGGGCACCCGGCGCATGATTGGAAAGTGGCAATGAATCAGTTTGCGATTCTTTACGGAGACCGATTTACCAGACCGAGCTGGTAA
- a CDS encoding transglycosylase SLT domain-containing protein, translated as MGKGWHRLLLFCVLMSGNQALAYCWEETARRYDIEPELLQAIAAVESGHRAEVMNYDNRNGTRDIGLMQINSVHLPRLFKQGITEERLLSEPCLSVEVGASILAGFIQRFGYNWKAVGSYKVGPGAGPEREALRMRYAEKGSISFFVFGLVRACRQAGRCFTSSVW; from the coding sequence ATGGGTAAGGGGTGGCACCGGCTGCTGTTGTTTTGTGTGCTGATGAGCGGGAATCAGGCATTGGCTTATTGTTGGGAGGAAACCGCCCGTCGCTACGATATTGAACCGGAACTGCTGCAGGCCATCGCCGCGGTTGAGTCGGGTCATCGGGCAGAGGTGATGAACTACGATAACCGTAATGGCACCCGCGATATCGGCCTGATGCAGATCAACAGCGTCCACTTACCGCGCCTTTTCAAGCAGGGCATTACCGAGGAGCGGCTGTTGAGTGAGCCCTGCCTCTCTGTGGAGGTCGGGGCATCGATACTTGCCGGGTTCATCCAGCGTTTTGGCTACAACTGGAAGGCAGTAGGCTCTTACAAAGTGGGGCCGGGGGCTGGGCCGGAGCGCGAGGCGTTGCGCATGCGCTATGCAGAAAAAGGGAGTATCAGTTTTTTTGTGTTCGGGCTGGTTAGGGCCTGCCGTCAGGCAGGCCGTTGTTTTACCAGCTCGGTCTGGTAA